atgggataaacgcatatatgaaaTAAACgcatatattggaaaaacgcaagtatgggataaatgcaaatatgggataaactcaTTATTGGATaaatgcatatatgggataaacgcatatgtaggaaaaacgcatatatgggaagaacgcatatatgggaaaaacatatatatgggaaaaacgtatttataggaaaaacgcaaatatggcaaaagcgcatttatgggataaacgcatacatgggaaaaacgcatatataggaaaaacgcatatatgggaagaacgcatatatggaaaaaacgtatatatgggaaaaaggcaaatatgggaaaaacacaaatatgggaaaaacgcaaatatgggaaaaacgctaatatggcaaaaaacgctaatatgggagaaacgctaatatgggagaaacgttaatatgggaaaaacgataatatgggagaaacgcaaatatggcaaaaacgcaaatatggcaaaaacgcaaatatgggaaaaacgcataaatgggataaacgcatatatgaaaTAAACGCATATATtggaaaaatgcaagtatgggataaacgcaaatatgggataaacacaTTTATGGGATaaatgcatatatgggataaacgcatatgtaggaaaaacgcatatatgggaagaacgcatatatgggaaaaacaaatatatgggaaaaacgtatatatgggaaaagcgcaaatatggcaaaaccgcaaataagggaaaaacgctaatatggcagaaacgcgaatatgggagaaacgctaatATGAGAGAAAtgttaatatgggaaaaacgctattatgggagaaacgcaaatatggcaaaaacgcaaatatggcaaaaacgcaaatatgacaaAAACCCaagtatggcaaaaacgcaaatatggcaaagacgctaatatgggagaaacgctaatatgggaaagacgcaaatatgtgaaagacgcaaatatgggaaagatgcaaatattggaaaaacacaaatatgggaaagatgcaaatttgggaaagatgcaaatatgggaaagatgctaatatgggaaagacgctaatatgggaaagacacTAATATGGGAAAGACACATATATGGGAAAGCCGCAAATATGGAAAAGACGCagatatgggaaagacgcatatatgggaaagacgcatatatgggaaaaacgcaaatatggcaaaaacgcaaacatggcaaaaacgcaaatatggcaaaaacgcaaaaatggcaaaatagcaaatatgggagaaaagcaaatatgagaaaaagcataatgggaaaaacgcaaatatgggaaaaacgcaaaaatgggaaaaagcacacctttactagaagaaggaaacggatagtaggatgggtacatgagatatgggagaaacgcaaatttgggaataacgcaaatatgggaaaaacgcatatttggaaaaacgcaaatttggtaaatacgcaaatatgggaaaaccgcatatatgggaaatatgcaaatacgggtaaaacgcaaatatgggagaagaggagtatatggcacaacttgagtaaaacaaggaatcggttagtagcatgggttcacgagtaatggaaaaaatgaaatatgggagaaaagaatttagtggcacacctttactagaagaaggttacagatggtaggatgggtacatgagatatgggagaaacgcaaattgggagaaacgcaaatatgggagaaacgcaaatacggcaaaaacgcaaatatggcaaaaacgcaaatatggcaaaaacgcaaatatggcaaaaacgcaaatatgggataaacgcatgtaTGAAATAAACGCATATATtggaaatacgcaagtatgggatAAACGTAAATTCGGGATAAACGCATTTATGGGATAAATGCATATATGGGAAgaacgcatatataggaaaaacgcatatatgggaaaaacgcatatatgggataatcggatatatgggaaaaacgcaaatatgggaaaaacccaaatatggtaaaaacgcaaatatggcaaagacgcaaatatggaaaaaacgcagatatggcaaaaacgcaaatatggcaaaatcgcTAATATGGCAGgaacgctaatatgggagaaacgctaatATGAGAGAAACGTTAATAtcggaaaaacgctaatatgggagaaacgctaatatgggagaaacgcaaatttgtgagaaatgcaaatatgttagaaacgcaattatgggagaaacgcaaatatgggagacacGCAAATATGGGCGACacgaaaatatgggagaaacgcaaatatgggagaaacgcaaatatgggagtaacgcaaatatgAGAGTAATGGAAATATGGGGGTAACATGAATATGGTAGTAACCcaaatatgggagtaacgcaaatatgggagtaacgcaaatatgggagtaactcaaatatgggagtaacgcaaatatgggaaaaacgcaaatatggcaaaaacgcaaatatcgtaaaaacgaaaatatggcaaaaacgcaaatatggcaaaaacgcaaatacggcaaaaacgcaaatacaacaaaaacgcaaatacggcaaaaacgcaaatacggcataaaTGCAAATGcggcataaacgcaaatacggcataagtgatattacggcataaacgcaaatacggcataaacgcaaatacggcataaacgcaaatacggcataaacgcaaatatgggataaacgcaaataaggGATAGACATATATATGGGATAGACGCAtgaaaatatgggataaacgcaaatatgggatagatGCATGTAGGGGATAGACGCACATATGGGATAGACGcatataagggaaaaacgcaaatatgggaaaaaagcaaatatgggaaaaacgcatataaggGAAAAACAACGCAAAtagtggaaaaacgcaaataatataaaaacgcaaatatgagaaaaacgcaaatatgggagaagagaagtatggggcacaacttgactaaaagaaggaatcggttggcagcatgggttcacgagtaatggaaaaaatgaaatatgggagaagagaatttagtggcacacctttactagaagaaggaaacggatggtaggatatgtacatgagatatgggagaaacgcaaatatgggagaaacgcaaatatgggagaaacgcaaatatgggagaaacgcaaatatggcaaaaacgcaaatatggcaaaagcgcaaatatggcaaaaacgcaaatatggcaaaaacgcaaatatgggaaaaacgcaaataaggcaaaaacgcaaatatggaaaatcgcaaatatggcaaaaacgcaaatatggcaaaaacgcaaatatgggataaacgcaaatatggaaaagacacaaatacgggaaagacgcaaatacgggaaaggtGCAAATATGagagaaacgctaatatgggaaagacggaaatatgggaaagatgcaagtatgggaaggacgcaaatatatgaaagacgctaatatgggaaagacgctaatatgggaaaacgcaaatatgggaaagacgcaaatatgggaaagttgcaaatatgggaaaaacgctaatatgtgaaagacggaaatatgggaaagatgcaaatatgggaaagacgcaaatatgggaaagacgctaatatgggaaagacgctaatatgggaaaacgcaaatatgggtaagacgcaaatatgggaaagatgcaaatataagaaagacgcaaatatgggaaagacgcaaatatgggaaaaacgcaaatttgggaaaaacgcaaatatgggaaaaacgcaaatttcggaataacgcaaatatgggaaaaacgaaaatttgggaaaaacgcaaatatgggaaaaacgcaaatatgccaaaaacggaaatatgggaaaaaagcaaatatgggtaaaacgcaaatatggcagaagaggattatgtggcacaacttgactaaaacaagtaatcggttggtagcatgggttcacgagtaaaggcaaaaatgaaatatgggagagGAGAATTTAGTGGTACACCTTTACAAGCAGAAGGAAACGGATGGTACGATGGGTACATGAgaaatgggagaaacgcaaatataggaaaaacgcaaatatgggagaaacgcaaatatgggagaaaggcaaatatgggaaaaacgcgaatatggcaaaaacgcaaatatggcaaaaacgcaaatatggcaaaaaacgcaaatatggaaaacacgcaaatatggcaaataagCAAATAtgacaaaaacgcaaatatgggaaataagcaaatatggcaaatacgcaaatatggcaaaaacgcaaaatggcaaaaatgcaaatatggcaaaaacgcaaaaatgtgaaaacggaaatatgggaaaaagcaaatatgggtaaaacgcaaatatgggagaagaggagtatgtggcacaacttaactaaaacaagtaatcggttggtagcatgggttcacgagtaatggaaaaaatgaaatatgggagaagagaatttagtggcacacctttactagaagaatgaaacggatggtaggatatgtacatgagatatgggagaaacgcaaatatgggagaaccgcaaatatgggagaaacgcaaatatgggagaaacgcaaaaatggcaaaaacgcaaatatggcaaaaacgcaaatattgcaaaaacgcaaatatggcaaaaacgcaaatatggcaaaaacgcacatatgggaaaaacgcaaatatgggaaaaaagcaaatatgggaaaaacgcaaatttggggaaaacgcaaatttgaaaaacgcaaatatgggaaaaacgcttatatgggaaaaacgctaatatggcaaaaacgcaaatatggcaaatacgcaaatatggaaaaaacgcaaatatggcaaaaacacaaatatggcaaaaacgcaaatatggggaaaacgcataactgggataaacgcatatacgaAATAAACgcatatattggaaaaacgcaagtatgggataaacgcaaatacagGATAAACGCATTTATGgggtaaacgcatatatgggaaaaacgcatatataggaaaaacgcatatatgggaaaaacgcatatatgggataaacggatatatgggaaaaacgcaaatatgggaaaaacgcaaatatgggaaaaacgctaatatggcaaaaacgcaattatggaaaaaacgcaaatatggcaaaaacgcaaatatggcaaaaacggtaATATTGCAGAAAagctaatatgggagaaacgctaatTTGTGAGAAAtgttaatatgggaaaaacgcttatatggaagaaacgcaaatgtgtcaaaaacgcatatatggctaaaacgcaaatatggcaaacacgcaaatatggaaaaaacgctaaTATGGCAGGAACGCTAGTATggcagaaacgctaatatgggagaaacgttAATAtcagaaaaacgctaatatgggagaaacgctaatatgggagaaacgcaaatttgggagaaatgcaaatatgttagaaacgcaattatgggagaaacgcaaatatgggagaaatgcaaatatgggagaaacacaaatatgggagtaacgcaaatatgagagtaacgcaaatatgggagtaacgcaaatatgggagtacctcaaatatgggagtaacgcaaatatgggagtaacgcaaatatgAGAGTAATGCAAATATGGGGGTAACGTgaatatgggagtaacgcaaatatgggagtaacgcaaatatgggagtaacgcaaatatgggagtaactcaaatatgggagtaacgcaaatatggcaaaaacgcaaatatgtcaaaaacgcaaatacagtaaaaacgaaaatatggcaaaaacgcaaatatggcaaaaacgcaaatacggcaaaaacgcaaatacaacaaaaacgcaaatacggcataaaTGCAAATGcggcataaacgcaaatacggcataagCGATATTACAgcataaacgcaaatacggcataaacgcaaatacggcataaacgcaaatacggcataaacgcaaatatgggataaacgcaaataaggGATATACATATATATGGGATAGACGCATGGACATATGGgatgaacgcaaatatgggatagacgcatatatgggatagaCGCACATATGGgatagacgcatatatgggaaaaacgcaaatttgggaaaaacgcaaatatgggaaaaacgcatatatgggaaaaacaacgcaaatatgggaaaaacgcaaacaatgtaaaaacgcaaatatgagataaacgcaaatatgggacaagagaagtatggggcacaacttgactaaaagaaggaatcggttggaagcatgggttcacgagtaatggaaaaaattaaatatgggagaagagaaattagcggcgcacctttactagaagaaggaaacggatggtaggatggcTACATGAGATATGGGAAGAATGCAATTAtggcagaaacgcaaatatggcaaatacgttaatatggcaaagacgcaaatatggcaaaaacgcatatgtggcgtaaacgcaaatatggcataaacgcaaatgtggcataaacgcaaatatggcataaacgcaaatatggcaaaaacgcaaatatggcaaaatcgcaaatatggcaaaaacgcaaatatggcaaaaacgcaaatatggacaaaacgcaaatatggcaaaaaagcaaataaggcaaaaacgcaaataaggcaaaaacgcaaatatggcaaaaacgcaaatatggcaaaaacgcaaatatggcaaaaacgcaaatatgggataaacgcaaatatgggaaagacgcaaatacgggaaagacgcaaatatgggaaaggtgcaaatatgggagaaacgctaatatgggaaagacggaaatatgggaaagatgcaaatatgggaaagacgcaaatatgggaaagacgctaatattagaaagacgctaatatgggaaaacgcaaatatgggaaagacgcaaatatgggaaagttgcaaatatgggaaaaacgctaatatgtgaaagacggaaatatgggaaagatgcaaatatgggaaagaggcaaatatgggaaagacgctaatatgggaaagacacaaatatgggaaaacgcaaatatgggtaagacgcaaatatgggaaagatgcaaatatgggaaagacgcaaatatgggagagacgcaaatatggaaaaaacgcaaatttgtgaaaaacgcaaatatgggaaaaacgcaaatttgggaataacgcaaatatgggaaaaacgcaaatttgggaaaaacgcaaatatgggaaaaacgcaaatatgggaaaaacgcataaatgggataaacgcatatatgaaaTAAACGCATATATtggaaaaatgcaagtatgggataaacgcaaatatgggataaacacaTTTATGGGATaaatgcatatatgggataaacgcatatgtaggaaaaacgcatatatgggaagaacgcatatatgggaaaaacaaatatatgggaaaaacgtatatatgggaaaagcgcaaatatggcaaaaccgcaaataaaggaaaaacgctaatatggcagaaacgctaatatgggagaaacgctaatATGAGAGAAAtgttaatatgggaaaaacgctattatgggagaaacgcaaatatggcaagaacgcaaatatggcaaaaacgcaaatatgacaaAAACCCaagtatggcaaaaacgcaaatatggcaaagacgctaatatgggagaaacgctaatatgggagaaacgttaatatgggaaaaacgctaatatgggaaaaacgctaatatgggagaaacgtaaatttgggagaaatgcaaatatgggagaaacgcaattatgggagaaacgcaaatatgggagatacGCAAATATGGGcgacacgcaaatatgggagaaacgcaaatatgggagaaacgcaaatttgggagaaacacaaatatgggagaaacgcaaatatgggagtaacgcaaatatggcaaaaacgcaaatatgggaaaaacgcaaatatggcaaaactaagatatggcaaaaacgcaaatacggcaaaaacgcaaattacggcaaaaacgcaaatacggcataaaTGCAAATGcggcataaacgcaaatacggcataaacGATATTAtggcataaacgcaaatacggcataaacgcaaatacggcataaacGCAAACACGGCTTAAACGCAAATAtggcataaacgcaaatacggcGAAAACGCAAATacagcaaaaacgcaaatatggggcaaacgcaaatatgggatggaCACATATATATGATAGACGcatgcaaatatgggataaacgcaaatatgggatagacgcatatatgggatagaCGCACATATGGGATAgacgcatatatgtgaaaaacgcaaatatgggaaaaacgcaaatatgggaaaaacgcatatatgggataaacaacgcaaatatgggaaaaacgcaaatattgtaaaaacgcaaatatgggagaaatgcaaatatgggagaagagaagtatggggcacaacttgacttaaagaagggatcggttatgaGCATGGGTTTACGAGTAATGGAAAATATTAAAtatgggagaaaagaaattagtggcgcacctttactagaagaacgaaacggatggtaggatggtTACATGAGATATGGGAAGAATGCAAATACGGCTGAAACGCAAAAATGGCAAAAATGCAAATATGcaaagacgcaaatatggcaaaaacgcaaatatggcgtaaacgcaaatatggcataaacgcaaatgtggcataaacgcaaatatggcataaacgcaaatatggcaaaagcgCAAACATGGCAAAATCGCAAATaatgcaaaaacgcaaatatggcaaaaacgcaaatatgccaaaaacgcaaatatggcaaaaacgcaaatatggcaaaaacgcaaatatgggaaaaacgcaaatacgggaaaaatgcatatatgggaaaaacgcaaatatgggaaaaacgcaaatatgggaaaatcgaaaatatggcagaagagaaatGTGGGGACAGCTTCACTAAATTAAGGAATTCtttggtagcatgggttcatgagtaatggaaaaacataaatatgggagaagagaatttattggcacaccttgactacaATAAAGAAATGGTTGGTAGGACGGGTTCATGATATATGGCAAAACCACAAAATAGGCAAGAAAGCAAAATGGCAGGATCGCAAAAATGGGAAGATCGCAAAAATGGGAAGaatgcaaaaatgggaaaaacgcagatatgggataaacgcaaatatgggaaaaacgcaaatatgggaaaaacgcaaatatggtaaaaacgcaaatgtggcaaaaacgcaaatatggaaaaaacgcaaatatggcaaaaacgcaaatatggcaaaaacgctaatatggcaaaaacgcaaatatggcaaaaacgcaaatatgggaaaaacgcaaaaatgggataaacgcatatatgaaaTAAACgcatatattggaaaaacgcaagtatgggataaacgcaaatatgggataaacacaTTTATGGGATaaatgcatatatgggataaacgcatatataggaaaaacgcatatatgggaagaacgcatatatgggaaaaacgtatatatgggtaaaacgtatatatgggaaaaacgcaaatatggcaaaaacgcaaatatgggaaaaacgcaaatatggttaaaacgcaaatgtgggaaacacgcaaatgtgggaaaaacggaaatgtggggaaaacgcaaatgaaaGAAGaacgcaaatgtaggaaaaaagcaaatatgggaaaaacgcatatatgggaaaaacgcatatatgggagaagagatatgtgtggcacaacttgactaaattaCGAAATTTGTTGAGGCAtggtttcatgagtaatggaaaaacttaaatatgggagaagagaatttattggcacaccttgactagaagaaggaaatggttggtaggatggattcatgatatatgggaaaaacgcaaatatgggaaaaacgcaaatatgggaaaacgcaaatatgggataaacgcaaatatgggaaagacgcaaatatggcaaaaacgcaaatatggcaaaaacgtaaATAcaacaaaaacgcaaatatgtgaaaaacgcaaatatgggaaaaactcaaatatgggaaaaacgcaattttgggaaaaacgcaaatatgggaaaaacgcaaatttgggaaaaacgctaatttgggaaaaacgaaaaaatgggaaaaacgcaaatatgggaaatacgcaaatatgggataaacacaTATATGAAATAAACGcgtatattggaaaaacgcaagtatgggataaacgcaaatacgggataaacacatttatgggataaacgcatatatgggaaaaacgcatatatgggataaacgcaaatatgggaaaaacgcaaatatggaaaaaacgcatatatgggataaacgcaaatatgggaaagacgcaaatatgtgaaagacgcaaatatgggaaagatgcaaatttgggaaagatgcaaatatgggaaagatgctaatatgggaaagacgctaatatgggaaagacacTAATATGGGAAAGACACATACATGGGAAAGCCGCAAATATGGAAAAGACGCagatatgggaaagacgcatatatgggaaagacgcatatatgggaaaaacgcaaatatggcaaaaacgcaaacatggcaaaaacgcaaatatggcaaaaacgcaaaaatggcaaaatagcaaatatgggagaaaagcaaatatgagaaaaagcataatgggaaaaacgcaaatatgggaaaaacgcaaaaatgggaaaaagcacacctttactagaagaaggaaacggatggtaggatgggtacatgagatttgggagaaacgcaaatatgggagaaacgcatatatgggaaaaacgcatatataggaaaaacgcatatatgggaaaaacgcatatatgggataaacggatatatgggaaaaacgcaaatatgggaaaaacccaaatatggtaaaaacgcaaatatggcaaagacgcaaatatggaaaaaacgcagatatggcaaaaacgcaaatatggcaaaatcgcTAATATGGCAGgaacgctaatatgggagaaacgctaatATGAGAGAAACgttaatatcggaaaaacgcaaatttggtaaatacgcaaatatgggaaaaccgcatatatgggaaatatgcaaatacgggtaaaacgcaaatatgggagaagaggagtatatggcacaacttgagtaaaacaaggaatcggttagtagcatgggttcacgagtaatggaaaaaatgaaatatgggagaaaagaatttagtggcacacctttactagaagaaggttacagatggtaggatgggtacatgagatatgggagaaacgcaaattgggagaaacgcaaatatgggagaaacgcaaatacggcaaaaacgcaaatatggcaaaaacgcaaatatggcaaaaacgcaaatatggcaaaaacgcaaatatgggataaacgcatgtaTGAAATAAACGCATATATtggaaatacgcaagtatgggatAAACGTAAATTCGGGATAAACGCatttatgggataaacgcatatatgggaaaaacgcatatataggaaaaacgcatatatgggaaaaacgcatatatgggataaacggatatatgggaaaaacgcaaatatgggaaaaacccaaatatggtaaaaacgcaaatatggcaaagacgcaaatatggaaaaaacgcagatatggcaaaaacgcaaatatggcaaaatcgcTAATATGGCAGgaacgctaatatgggagaaacgctaatATGAGAGAAACGTTAATATCGGAAAAtcgctaatatgggagaaacgctaatatgggagaaacgcaaatttgtgagaaatgcaaatatgttagaaacgcaattatgggagaaacgcaaatatgggagacacGCAAATATGGGCGACacgaaaatatgggagaaacgcaaatatgggagaaacgcacatatgg
This sequence is a window from Schistocerca nitens isolate TAMUIC-IGC-003100 chromosome 3, iqSchNite1.1, whole genome shotgun sequence. Protein-coding genes within it:
- the LOC126249128 gene encoding uncharacterized protein LOC126249128, producing MGETQIWEKRKYGRNANMGETQIWQKRKYGKSANMAKTQIWQKRKYGKNANKAKTQIWKIANMAKTQIWQKRKYGINANMEKTQIRERRKYGKGANMRETLIWERRKYGKDANGNMGKMQIWERRKYGKDANMGKTLIWENANMGKTQIWERCKYKKDANMGKTQIWEKRKFGKNANMGKTQISE